A genome region from Pseudomonadota bacterium includes the following:
- a CDS encoding NAD(P)/FAD-dependent oxidoreductase translates to MRELEYDGIIIGAGPNGLTTAGYLTKAGLKVAILERRYEIGGGLATENLLLPGMLVDSHAIYHMMVEWAPPMRDFELETKYDLKWIYPDLQVVMPFQDGTYLALYSDPQKSAESIAQFSKKDAETFLNFANISEEAMGVFLAPASYVNPLPSIEQAAKLELHPATKWDDELTGFTPKQIVDSWFENDKVRALFLYCATMWGLDYDLEGLGYLVPLMINRAWHFKLSHMGSHHVAHLMGKYISENGGRVISGCEIKRIIVENNEAKGVELKDGTILKAKQFVCSTLNPHQTFYDMVGKEHLSSELITRLDQWHYSDMSFFTVHLALTEKPHFKIFDKHPELENALIYVVGYESEQDLVDHFEASKRGELHDGGFNCCFPSIHDPIRVHRKEGSFVKHIGLITMECAPYNLKDGGGLGWNKHRRPYAERCKKILEKYAPNMNKDTVVWDYIGTPLDTENKFPDMKQGCFKQGAYLPLQMGFMRPNEYCGQHDTPIKNLYVGGASTHSGGMITYGPGFNAAEKIAEDLGIKKWWPEPRGVKEARDLGLF, encoded by the coding sequence ATGAGAGAGTTGGAATACGATGGTATTATTATTGGTGCTGGTCCGAATGGACTTACAACTGCCGGTTATTTAACTAAGGCAGGTTTGAAAGTTGCGATTCTGGAAAGAAGATATGAGATAGGCGGAGGACTGGCCACAGAAAACCTTCTCCTTCCCGGCATGCTTGTTGACAGCCATGCTATTTACCACATGATGGTAGAATGGGCTCCACCCATGAGGGATTTCGAACTGGAGACAAAGTATGACCTGAAATGGATCTATCCTGATCTTCAGGTTGTCATGCCTTTTCAGGATGGAACATATCTTGCCCTGTACAGCGATCCGCAAAAATCAGCAGAGTCTATCGCACAGTTTTCAAAAAAGGATGCAGAGACCTTCCTGAACTTCGCCAACATATCCGAAGAGGCTATGGGAGTATTCCTGGCCCCGGCAAGTTACGTGAACCCCCTTCCCAGTATTGAACAGGCTGCAAAGCTTGAGCTTCATCCTGCCACAAAATGGGATGATGAACTTACGGGATTTACACCGAAACAGATTGTTGATTCATGGTTTGAAAACGATAAGGTCCGTGCATTGTTTCTCTATTGCGCCACCATGTGGGGTCTTGATTATGACCTTGAAGGTCTCGGATACCTCGTGCCTCTCATGATAAACCGTGCATGGCATTTCAAGCTGTCTCACATGGGTTCTCACCACGTAGCACATCTTATGGGTAAGTATATCTCTGAGAACGGCGGCAGGGTAATAAGCGGATGTGAAATAAAGAGAATTATCGTAGAGAACAATGAGGCTAAGGGAGTTGAACTTAAAGACGGCACAATCCTCAAGGCAAAGCAGTTTGTCTGCAGTACTCTTAACCCTCACCAGACCTTCTATGACATGGTAGGTAAAGAGCATCTCAGTTCAGAACTTATTACAAGACTTGATCAGTGGCATTATTCTGATATGAGCTTTTTTACCGTACACCTTGCCTTAACGGAAAAACCTCATTTCAAGATATTCGATAAGCATCCGGAACTTGAAAACGCACTTATCTATGTAGTCGGATATGAGAGTGAGCAGGATCTTGTCGATCACTTTGAAGCTTCAAAAAGAGGAGAACTCCATGACGGCGGTTTCAACTGTTGCTTCCCTTCCATACACGACCCTATAAGAGTACACCGTAAAGAAGGCAGCTTCGTGAAACACATAGGTCTCATTACCATGGAATGCGCACCGTACAACCTTAAAGACGGCGGCGGTCTTGGATGGAACAAACACAGAAGGCCCTATGCGGAACGCTGCAAAAAGATACTTGAAAAATATGCACCTAATATGAATAAAGACACTGTCGTATGGGATTATATAGGTACACCCCTTGATACAGAAAACAAGTTCCCTGATATGAAACAGGGCTGTTTCAAACAGGGCGCTTATCTCCCCTTACAGATGGGATTTATGAGACCCAATGAATACTGCGGCCAGCACGATACGCCTATAAAGAATCTCTACGTTGGCGGAGCTTCCACTCACTCAGGCGGTATGATCACCTACGGTCCGGGCTTTAATGCAGCAGAAAAGATTGCTGAAGATCTGGGGATTAAAAAATGGTGGCCTGAACCACGCGGCGTTAAAGAAGCCAGAGATTTAGGACTATTTTAG
- a CDS encoding MFS transporter, with amino-acid sequence MKYYLKFTILAGLIWGFIAIQRIVIAIIMPAIQAEMKFSYTDVGMIISITGLIWAFGTIIWAAIGDKFGRRPVIVGCTILASVFSWMTGMVNTLGGMLAVRGVLGFFEGGPWGPIIATVGEESPEEKRGLLVSLIPGSFFLIGVFLGPILAVWLLTKFGSWRPVFYIISIPGAILAIIAAFLMHEPASVAAGIKARKEGKERVVMQHGHKVKITDVLKYKNVIISTINSIPVMAWLWIYSGFSALFLARVHNMSMEGIGLAMGASGIGGFLGMIIMGRLSDGIGRKPAIIISGLLCCLAGVGIIAMPVGTTLSAFAILFFFWGMFGGAFFPLYVGTLAPEAVPPEFAGTAVGVPTAVGEIIGAAIMPTIAGALADKFDLYAPMWMAAIAGLLVMVISTAYVETAPRKVAKMSKKPTRDDHLLPPFRGKQSTATPQA; translated from the coding sequence ATGAAGTATTATTTGAAATTTACGATACTTGCGGGTTTGATCTGGGGTTTTATTGCTATTCAGCGTATTGTCATTGCTATTATTATGCCTGCGATTCAGGCTGAGATGAAGTTCAGTTATACTGATGTTGGTATGATCATATCCATTACAGGGCTCATCTGGGCCTTCGGCACGATCATCTGGGCAGCTATCGGTGACAAATTCGGCCGTCGCCCGGTCATTGTGGGTTGTACCATCCTTGCCTCTGTCTTTTCCTGGATGACCGGTATGGTAAATACGCTTGGCGGTATGCTCGCAGTCCGGGGAGTCCTGGGATTTTTTGAGGGAGGCCCCTGGGGTCCAATCATTGCTACAGTAGGGGAAGAATCTCCCGAGGAGAAGAGGGGTTTGCTGGTAAGCCTCATCCCCGGCAGTTTTTTTCTTATCGGTGTATTTCTGGGACCAATTCTTGCTGTCTGGCTCCTTACAAAGTTTGGGTCCTGGCGGCCTGTGTTTTATATCATATCAATACCGGGCGCAATCCTCGCCATAATTGCAGCATTCTTAATGCATGAGCCGGCATCTGTTGCAGCAGGGATCAAGGCGCGTAAAGAAGGCAAGGAAAGGGTTGTTATGCAGCACGGGCATAAGGTAAAAATCACCGATGTGCTCAAATACAAGAATGTAATCATTTCGACCATAAACAGCATACCGGTCATGGCCTGGCTATGGATTTACAGTGGCTTCTCCGCATTATTTCTTGCCAGGGTTCACAATATGAGCATGGAAGGCATCGGCCTTGCTATGGGCGCCTCCGGTATCGGTGGATTCCTCGGGATGATAATTATGGGACGGTTGTCGGACGGAATAGGACGTAAGCCCGCCATTATCATAAGCGGCCTGCTATGCTGTCTCGCAGGTGTCGGGATCATCGCTATGCCTGTGGGCACTACTCTCAGCGCTTTCGCCATCCTCTTTTTCTTCTGGGGCATGTTCGGTGGAGCCTTCTTCCCTCTGTATGTGGGCACCCTGGCCCCGGAAGCTGTACCGCCGGAATTTGCCGGAACAGCCGTGGGTGTTCCTACGGCAGTAGGGGAGATTATCGGTGCAGCCATTATGCCGACTATTGCGGGTGCTCTTGCCGATAAGTTCGATCTCTATGCACCTATGTGGATGGCTGCAATAGCAGGACTATTGGTTATGGTTATCTCGACGGCCTATGTAGAAACGGCGCCAAGGAAGGTTGCAAAAATGTCCAAAAAACCGACAAGGGACGATCATCTGCTCCCGCCGTTCAGGGGTAAGCAGTCGACCGCTACACCTCAGGCGTAG
- a CDS encoding cysteine hydrolase has translation MDITNLTRKVAPEQTALLIVDMQKDYCCEGGVFHRTGFDVEIAKALAVRLNLFLNHARKVLKHIIHLKMTKISFLSSPAALEHYQRLGIERRYDPSYSDFYEVVPIEGELVIPKYRHSGFVSTYLEQFLKIGDIKTLILTGLAANVCIESTARDGFARDYHIVVPEDLTEGTSSEAKKWSLINIDSFFGEIVKSNDLLCCWGIV, from the coding sequence ATGGATATTACCAACCTGACGCGGAAAGTTGCACCGGAACAAACCGCGCTTCTGATAGTGGATATGCAGAAGGATTATTGCTGTGAAGGCGGGGTTTTCCACAGAACAGGCTTTGATGTAGAAATTGCCAAAGCGCTTGCAGTAAGGCTCAATCTTTTTCTGAACCATGCAAGGAAAGTGCTTAAACATATCATTCATTTAAAGATGACCAAGATATCATTCCTTAGTTCACCGGCAGCGCTTGAACACTATCAGCGTCTGGGCATTGAAAGACGCTATGATCCTTCATACTCGGACTTTTATGAAGTTGTACCAATCGAAGGTGAACTTGTAATACCCAAATACAGACATTCCGGCTTTGTTTCAACATACCTTGAACAATTTCTGAAGATAGGCGACATAAAGACATTAATTCTAACAGGATTGGCTGCAAACGTTTGCATAGAATCCACGGCACGAGACGGATTTGCAAGGGATTACCATATAGTTGTCCCCGAAGATTTAACTGAAGGGACAAGCTCGGAGGCCAAAAAATGGTCGCTTATCAATATAGACTCTTTTTTCGGTGAAATTGTTAAGTCAAATGACCTGCTCTGCTGTTGGGGTATTGTCTGA
- a CDS encoding acetyl-CoA acetyltransferase — protein MESIKDKIAIVGMGCTRFGERWDMGVEDLLVEAAYEAFQDAGIEPKAIQAAWIGTVFSGMSAMTLAPLGLQYIPITRVENMCATGSEALRAASYAVAAGVCDIALAIGVEKLKDSGQTGVKGPAIVGDNPDGSSAIGSGYSAPASFAYLGTRYFSHYNIDRDAGKRLLAEIAVKNHYNGSLNPKAHFHNILTVEQVVKAPIVAWPLGLFDCCGVSDGAAAAIVTRADMAKNFRSDPIYIKGLAISAGARQGSMRQDYDYVHVDENVRAAQQVYAEAGIKDPRKEISCAEVHDCFTAHELIVYEDLGFSSRGGAREDIEAGTFTLKGEIPVNPDGGLKCFGHPLGASGLRMMYEVYLQLQGKAGPRQVKNPRLGMTHNLGGNAGAGIGCCVVVGNEKG, from the coding sequence ATGGAGAGCATTAAAGATAAAATAGCAATTGTAGGTATGGGCTGTACAAGATTCGGGGAACGATGGGATATGGGCGTGGAGGATCTTCTTGTTGAAGCTGCCTATGAAGCATTTCAGGATGCAGGTATTGAACCGAAAGCGATCCAGGCAGCCTGGATAGGGACGGTATTTTCCGGCATGAGCGCCATGACCCTGGCGCCCCTGGGGTTGCAGTACATTCCTATTACGAGAGTTGAAAACATGTGTGCCACCGGTTCTGAAGCTCTGAGGGCTGCAAGCTATGCCGTTGCAGCAGGCGTATGCGATATTGCACTGGCAATCGGTGTTGAGAAGCTCAAAGACTCAGGACAAACGGGAGTAAAGGGACCGGCAATCGTCGGGGACAATCCCGACGGAAGCTCGGCCATCGGCTCAGGGTACAGTGCCCCGGCTTCCTTCGCCTATCTGGGGACCCGTTACTTCAGCCACTATAATATAGACCGCGATGCAGGCAAGAGACTTCTCGCTGAGATCGCGGTGAAGAACCACTATAACGGCAGCCTGAATCCCAAGGCTCATTTTCACAACATACTTACCGTTGAACAAGTGGTAAAAGCGCCTATCGTGGCGTGGCCCCTCGGTTTGTTTGATTGCTGCGGTGTCAGCGATGGGGCAGCAGCAGCTATAGTTACCCGTGCCGATATGGCGAAGAATTTTCGTAGCGACCCCATCTATATCAAGGGATTGGCTATTAGTGCCGGGGCCCGTCAGGGTTCCATGAGACAGGATTATGATTATGTCCATGTTGATGAGAATGTACGTGCCGCTCAGCAAGTCTATGCCGAGGCAGGCATAAAAGATCCTCGCAAAGAGATAAGTTGCGCTGAGGTGCACGACTGTTTTACTGCTCATGAACTTATTGTGTACGAGGATCTTGGCTTCAGTTCCCGAGGAGGGGCAAGAGAAGACATCGAGGCGGGAACCTTTACACTGAAGGGGGAAATTCCTGTTAACCCCGATGGCGGCCTGAAATGCTTCGGTCATCCCCTGGGAGCCAGCGGCCTGCGGATGATGTATGAGGTCTACCTGCAGCTTCAAGGTAAGGCAGGACCCCGTCAGGTGAAAAATCCGCGTCTTGGAATGACCCACAACCTGGGAGGCAATGCCGGTGCAGGAATAGGGTGCTGTGTTGTGGTGGGGAATGAAAAAGGGTGA
- a CDS encoding PEP-utilizing enzyme encodes MSEEGSRSEVSSKEAMWKKWEQDEKEGKLKAGDAIWGVSPGYDLIPEIDLPLNHSYFFDGTHSCPPLSPLGLQLYWSRGCTHGLKYVNSYFSLPTCYGWQGRAKDGGIYWSFLIETDEEKIKEREPKFRKALQPFIDDFDGIWEKNKEELFEMYGKLRKFKPATATNIDFIHFHWDLERASLRQWEIHFLGMQSSYSAWILLEKECKERFGIDDKGAEFQDMLRGFDNEIYKVDKELWVLAKEAVDMGLSDVFKAKTQQEIIPTLEQSKVGKLWLREFDRFMQERGWRATNPFDMVAPTWLEAPDVPVKKVKDYIESGEAERQDYALDEKRKELSVKREDAVKKMLDRVPPAEKASFKSLINLAQKASSYSEEHDLYCEMTMMAILRWGYLAIGKWLCDQGCMDRPDDIFMMNTLEIESTVLVPGKADMRWLTGRRRAEWEALTDRFSKEGEFRPPLYTDRGDLMEAVGRDLIPSFDPIAIKIVVGDMPNVTAEEIGADIVGICGCPGIAEGTAKVIMDCKDLGELKAGDILVCPGTSPEWTIAFGLAGAVVGDRGGTLSHTAIIGREYGLPTIVNTFVACEQIKSGMRIRVDAGKGAIYILDKDK; translated from the coding sequence ATGTCAGAAGAAGGATCGAGAAGTGAAGTGTCTTCAAAAGAGGCGATGTGGAAGAAATGGGAGCAGGATGAGAAGGAGGGCAAGCTGAAGGCAGGAGATGCTATTTGGGGCGTAAGTCCGGGTTATGACCTGATACCGGAGATCGATTTACCGTTAAATCATTCATACTTCTTTGATGGCACTCATTCATGTCCGCCTCTTTCTCCCTTGGGCCTTCAGCTCTACTGGTCAAGAGGATGTACCCATGGATTGAAGTACGTAAATTCATATTTCAGTTTGCCTACGTGCTACGGCTGGCAGGGAAGGGCCAAGGACGGCGGAATCTATTGGAGTTTTCTCATAGAGACCGACGAGGAGAAGATAAAGGAAAGGGAGCCTAAGTTTAGAAAAGCCCTGCAGCCCTTTATCGACGATTTTGACGGAATCTGGGAGAAGAACAAGGAAGAGCTGTTCGAAATGTATGGAAAGTTGAGAAAGTTTAAGCCAGCAACAGCAACCAACATCGATTTCATCCATTTTCATTGGGACCTTGAGCGCGCAAGTCTGAGGCAGTGGGAAATCCATTTTCTCGGTATGCAGTCATCATATTCCGCTTGGATTTTGTTGGAGAAAGAGTGTAAGGAACGCTTTGGCATAGACGATAAAGGGGCAGAATTTCAAGACATGCTGCGCGGTTTCGACAATGAAATTTATAAAGTCGATAAAGAGTTGTGGGTACTGGCAAAGGAGGCGGTAGATATGGGGCTTTCTGATGTATTTAAGGCGAAGACCCAGCAAGAGATCATTCCGACCTTGGAACAATCAAAGGTGGGCAAGTTATGGTTGAGGGAATTTGATCGATTTATGCAGGAGAGGGGATGGAGAGCGACCAATCCCTTTGATATGGTGGCGCCCACCTGGCTGGAAGCCCCCGATGTCCCGGTAAAGAAGGTAAAAGACTATATTGAATCAGGCGAAGCGGAAAGGCAAGATTATGCCTTGGATGAGAAAAGAAAAGAACTTTCCGTAAAAAGAGAAGATGCTGTAAAGAAGATGCTGGACAGGGTGCCCCCTGCAGAGAAAGCATCGTTCAAATCGCTTATTAATCTAGCCCAAAAGGCTTCTAGCTACAGCGAGGAGCATGACCTCTATTGCGAGATGACCATGATGGCCATATTGCGCTGGGGTTACCTTGCCATAGGGAAGTGGCTCTGTGACCAAGGGTGTATGGATCGTCCTGACGACATCTTCATGATGAACACTTTAGAAATCGAATCAACTGTTCTGGTGCCAGGCAAAGCCGATATGCGATGGTTAACCGGAAGGCGAAGGGCAGAATGGGAGGCGTTGACAGATCGGTTCAGTAAAGAAGGTGAATTCAGACCACCGCTTTATACAGATAGAGGTGACTTGATGGAAGCAGTCGGCAGAGACCTCATACCCTCGTTTGACCCTATTGCCATCAAGATTGTGGTGGGCGATATGCCTAATGTGACCGCCGAGGAAATAGGGGCGGATATCGTGGGTATTTGCGGCTGCCCGGGTATTGCAGAAGGTACTGCCAAAGTTATTATGGATTGTAAAGATCTCGGCGAGCTAAAGGCTGGTGATATCCTGGTGTGTCCGGGCACAAGCCCTGAATGGACGATTGCATTCGGTCTTGCTGGAGCTGTTGTTGGCGATAGAGGCGGAACCCTGTCACATACGGCCATTATCGGTCGGGAATACGGGCTTCCCACAATTGTTAATACCTTTGTCGCCTGCGAACAGATAAAGTCAGGGATGCGGATACGGGTAGATGCGGGTAAAGGGGCAATCTACATACTCGACAAAGACAAGTAG
- a CDS encoding LysR family transcriptional regulator yields MRPPQVNLQHIITFYFVAREGSYSTASDKLCITEPAVNQQIRALELRYGVKLIYVKKKRAHLTKAGEKLFTHAEGLFDKVMMIDNFLKSYMLTTLHIGISGTLMFYLVGIIDKFKDIYPSVQVTMRQATSALLVEELTHFRHDICLVGSLPRSDDNLRVLRVPDVEQMVFVASPDHPLAVSGTVTWEDLANYPLIIQHEGSCAREIVRRHFMSRRLKPLVGAEVDNIECAKGLARQRKGIALMFLPNVREEVAQELLKIIPVVDGEIKLGIDILTNRKISQSPLVEAFLNVIREHFNLEILLMDT; encoded by the coding sequence ATGAGACCGCCTCAGGTCAACCTTCAGCACATAATTACTTTCTATTTCGTTGCCCGCGAGGGAAGCTATAGCACCGCTTCCGACAAACTTTGCATCACTGAACCTGCAGTAAATCAACAGATCAGAGCGCTGGAGCTTCGATATGGAGTGAAGCTTATCTATGTTAAGAAAAAACGTGCCCATCTTACCAAGGCCGGTGAAAAGTTGTTTACTCATGCAGAAGGACTCTTTGATAAAGTCATGATGATCGATAATTTCCTGAAAAGTTACATGCTGACAACCCTGCATATAGGTATCTCGGGCACACTGATGTTCTATCTTGTTGGCATTATTGATAAATTTAAGGATATTTACCCTTCCGTCCAGGTTACAATGAGGCAAGCTACTTCAGCGCTTCTGGTGGAGGAACTGACCCATTTCAGGCATGACATCTGCCTTGTGGGCTCTTTGCCAAGAAGTGACGATAATCTGAGGGTACTCCGTGTCCCTGATGTCGAGCAGATGGTTTTTGTGGCCAGTCCCGACCACCCCTTAGCAGTTAGTGGTACAGTAACATGGGAGGATTTAGCTAATTACCCCCTTATCATTCAGCATGAAGGCTCCTGCGCACGGGAAATTGTACGCCGGCATTTCATGAGCAGGCGGCTGAAACCTCTGGTTGGAGCTGAGGTGGACAACATCGAGTGCGCCAAGGGGTTAGCTCGACAGAGAAAGGGGATTGCGCTGATGTTCCTGCCGAACGTCCGCGAAGAAGTGGCCCAGGAACTACTCAAGATCATCCCCGTCGTAGATGGTGAAATAAAGCTGGGGATCGATATTCTGACAAACAGGAAAATCAGCCAGTCCCCTTTAGTCGAAGCCTTTTTGAACGTTATCAGGGAACATTTTAATCTCGAGATTCTCCTCATGGACACTTAA
- a CDS encoding DUF2284 domain-containing protein, whose amino-acid sequence MDDDVKGPARLITLDITYETLRQDLEHFRQKALELGASMAEIIPADWVEIDERVRLKCTVPMCPHYGKSAYCPPNAPDIDFVRRAISRYKWAILFALDVIPVSEFSERTVQHKSGIEWTKKDMEITGRLETIAFGNGYYLAMGFCQFSCNAALCASEKCQVLQGNKCAHPLKARPSMEGMGIDVYRLVRKAGWEIYPIYRSVDPAAVPRALAVGIVFIF is encoded by the coding sequence ATGGATGACGATGTAAAGGGGCCTGCGCGTCTTATTACGTTGGATATAACTTACGAAACACTGCGACAGGACCTGGAACATTTCAGGCAAAAGGCACTCGAACTTGGAGCGTCAATGGCGGAAATCATACCGGCAGACTGGGTGGAGATTGACGAGAGGGTACGGCTCAAGTGCACTGTTCCAATGTGTCCTCATTACGGCAAGAGTGCCTATTGTCCACCGAATGCCCCTGATATCGATTTTGTTCGCCGTGCGATCAGCCGTTATAAATGGGCAATCCTCTTCGCACTGGACGTGATCCCGGTGTCCGAATTTTCCGAACGGACAGTGCAGCATAAATCAGGGATAGAATGGACCAAAAAAGATATGGAAATAACAGGCAGGTTGGAAACTATAGCCTTCGGCAACGGATATTATCTTGCTATGGGATTTTGCCAGTTCAGTTGTAACGCAGCACTCTGTGCATCTGAAAAGTGTCAGGTGCTTCAGGGAAACAAATGTGCCCATCCGCTTAAGGCCAGGCCCTCAATGGAAGGAATGGGGATAGATGTATACCGTTTGGTGAGAAAAGCAGGGTGGGAGATTTATCCGATTTACAGAAGTGTGGACCCTGCAGCGGTACCACGAGCGCTTGCTGTGGGGATCGTTTTTATCTTCTGA
- a CDS encoding PEP/pyruvate-binding domain-containing protein, which yields MEKKMFICWFEELCKDDAPVVGKKCANLGEMTRLGMNVPPGFSLTLALYEKFLQDSGLGERLGRYIGNLEDLKGAGVERLRGVSSELRGMIENEPMPKEIANLIWEHYDELCKRVGIPNTSVSVRSAGVASRPGMFETYLNIEGKEEVVDHVQKVWASAFTPRAIAFRISKGLAIDYDMLGVAVVKMVNARAAGIGFTIDPVLGDDSKVIIEANWGLGEGVVSGVENVDRWTVDKQTLKIVESSVGKKMKCVINMEKSADWAEVPSDKQDKPCLSDEEIKAVAEVAIHLEQKLGQPQDMEWAVDPDFPAGKNVFLLQTRLAKSVAKKAVSESKDLADKLASNLRSSVDVSKTAEKIKKVVFKF from the coding sequence ATGGAAAAGAAAATGTTTATCTGTTGGTTTGAAGAGTTATGCAAGGACGATGCCCCTGTTGTAGGCAAGAAGTGTGCAAACCTGGGGGAGATGACCCGATTGGGGATGAATGTCCCACCTGGTTTTTCTCTTACCCTTGCTCTATATGAGAAGTTTCTCCAGGATAGTGGCCTTGGAGAGCGGCTTGGCCGATACATCGGGAACCTTGAAGATCTCAAAGGAGCGGGCGTTGAACGTCTTAGAGGAGTAAGCTCCGAACTCCGCGGCATGATCGAAAATGAACCAATGCCGAAAGAAATAGCAAACCTTATATGGGAACATTACGATGAGTTGTGCAAAAGAGTAGGCATTCCTAATACCTCTGTTTCTGTGCGATCAGCCGGGGTTGCAAGCCGGCCCGGCATGTTTGAAACCTATCTTAACATTGAGGGAAAAGAAGAAGTGGTGGATCACGTGCAAAAGGTGTGGGCCAGTGCCTTTACCCCCAGGGCGATTGCCTTCCGCATCAGCAAAGGATTGGCCATTGACTACGACATGCTTGGCGTGGCGGTGGTAAAGATGGTCAATGCTAGGGCAGCCGGGATAGGTTTTACCATTGACCCGGTACTTGGCGACGACTCCAAAGTCATAATCGAGGCTAATTGGGGATTAGGCGAAGGCGTGGTAAGCGGCGTTGAGAACGTAGACAGGTGGACAGTCGACAAGCAGACTTTGAAGATAGTGGAGAGTTCCGTAGGTAAAAAGATGAAATGTGTTATCAATATGGAAAAAAGCGCTGATTGGGCTGAGGTGCCTTCAGATAAACAGGACAAACCTTGTCTTAGCGACGAGGAAATAAAGGCTGTGGCTGAAGTTGCGATACACTTGGAACAAAAGTTGGGACAGCCGCAGGATATGGAGTGGGCAGTGGATCCTGACTTCCCAGCAGGCAAAAACGTATTCCTGCTCCAAACGCGTCTTGCAAAATCTGTGGCTAAAAAGGCGGTTTCTGAATCAAAAGACCTTGCCGACAAATTGGCCAGTAACTTAAGGTCGTCAGTAGATGTGTCCAAAACGGCTGAAAAAATAAAGAAAGTAGTGTTCAAATTTTAA